One Rhodothermales bacterium DNA segment encodes these proteins:
- a CDS encoding fumarylacetoacetate hydrolase family protein gives MKLIRFGAPGQERPGVLLEDGRMIDASAVADDYNEAFFAGDGLDLLDAWLPVHAATAPTVPAGTRLGPPLARPSKIVCIGLNYVDHARESGLQPPAEPVIFFKATSAIVGPNDDLIIPKNSEKTDWEVELAIVIGKKTSHVSREDAEDFIAGYLLHNDYSERAFQIERGGQWVKGKSCDTFAPLGPFLATKDEIEEVGRLGMWLKVNGEFKQQGNTVNMIFDVPTVVSYLSQFMTLLPGDIISTGTPAGVGLGFKPPQYLKPGDVVELGIDGLGSSRQQAVAYR, from the coding sequence ATGAAACTGATCCGCTTTGGAGCCCCCGGCCAGGAACGCCCTGGCGTCCTGCTGGAAGACGGCCGCATGATCGACGCCAGCGCCGTGGCCGACGACTACAACGAAGCCTTCTTCGCCGGCGACGGCCTGGACCTGCTCGACGCCTGGCTGCCCGTCCATGCCGCCACGGCCCCCACCGTCCCCGCCGGCACCCGCCTCGGGCCCCCGCTCGCGCGGCCGAGCAAGATCGTATGCATCGGGCTCAATTATGTCGACCATGCTCGGGAATCGGGCTTGCAGCCCCCGGCCGAGCCGGTCATCTTCTTTAAGGCCACCTCCGCCATCGTAGGCCCGAACGACGACCTTATCATCCCCAAAAACAGCGAAAAAACGGACTGGGAGGTCGAACTCGCCATCGTCATCGGGAAAAAAACGTCGCATGTGAGTCGGGAAGACGCCGAAGACTTCATCGCCGGCTACCTCCTCCACAACGATTACAGCGAGCGCGCCTTCCAGATCGAGCGCGGCGGGCAATGGGTCAAGGGGAAAAGCTGCGACACCTTCGCCCCACTCGGCCCATTCCTGGCCACGAAAGATGAAATTGAAGAGGTCGGCCGGCTCGGGATGTGGCTCAAGGTGAACGGCGAGTTCAAGCAGCAGGGCAACACGGTCAACATGATCTTCGACGTCCCGACCGTCGTCAGCTACCTCAGCCAGTTCATGACCCTCCTTCCGGGCGACATCATTTCGACGGGCACGCCGGCCGGCGTGGGCCTCGGATTCAAACCACCCCAGTACCTGAAACCCGGCGACGTCGTCGAACTGGGCATCGATGGCCTGGGAAGCTCTCGGCAACAGGCCGTGGCCTATCGCTGA
- the crcB gene encoding fluoride efflux transporter CrcB, with amino-acid sequence MSNCLIVALGGALGAMARYGTSLGVIRLVESRAPLATWAANLVGCLLIGFLAPMADRLPMSEDMRLLIFVGFIGSYTTFSTFSLDTLLLWREGQIGLVLLNMVGSVVAGVVMVWVGMKLYEAILGS; translated from the coding sequence ATGTCAAATTGTCTAATCGTAGCGCTTGGCGGCGCGTTGGGCGCGATGGCGCGGTACGGGACCTCGCTCGGCGTCATTCGCCTGGTCGAGAGCCGGGCGCCGCTGGCGACCTGGGCGGCTAACCTGGTGGGCTGCCTGCTGATCGGGTTTCTGGCGCCGATGGCGGACAGGCTGCCGATGAGCGAGGACATGCGGCTGCTGATTTTTGTGGGGTTTATTGGATCCTACACCACGTTTTCGACCTTCAGCCTCGACACCCTGTTGCTCTGGCGCGAGGGGCAGATCGGGTTGGTGTTGCTTAATATGGTCGGGAGCGTCGTGGCCGGCGTGGTGATGGTGTGGGTGGGGATGAAGTTGTACGAGGCCATTCTTGGGTCGTGA